Proteins encoded together in one Rhizobium bangladeshense window:
- a CDS encoding carbohydrate ABC transporter permease: protein MANISVPTMTSAARPAIRASNRRSSVAHDRLAVLLLFLPPALLLFTLFVILPMGEAAWYSLYKWNGYGTPSEFIGLRNFQVLFRNAAFTQALINNGLIIVISICIQVPLAIWLATMLAHRIPGVVGFRLIFFLPYVLADVAAGLIWRFVYDGDYGLFAAVSNFFGFANPYVLADKDVAIYAVLGVVVWKYFGFHMMLFIAGLQSVDKNVLEAAEIDGATGWQKFRYVTLPLLGSTLRLSIFFAVVGSLQLFDMIMPLTGGGPSNSTQTMVTFLYTYGVMRMQVGLGSAVGVVLFIICVTLAFGYKRIFMRHD from the coding sequence CGGTTAGCCGTGCTTTTGCTCTTCCTGCCCCCGGCGCTGCTGCTTTTCACGCTCTTCGTCATCTTGCCGATGGGTGAGGCGGCCTGGTACAGCCTCTACAAGTGGAATGGCTACGGCACGCCGAGCGAGTTCATCGGCCTGCGCAATTTCCAGGTTCTGTTCCGCAATGCGGCCTTCACCCAGGCGCTCATCAATAACGGCCTGATCATCGTCATCTCGATCTGCATCCAGGTACCCCTGGCCATCTGGCTTGCCACCATGCTCGCCCACCGCATTCCCGGCGTTGTCGGATTCCGCCTGATCTTCTTCTTGCCCTATGTACTGGCCGATGTTGCCGCAGGCCTTATCTGGCGTTTCGTCTATGATGGTGATTACGGTCTGTTCGCCGCCGTTTCCAACTTCTTCGGTTTCGCCAATCCTTACGTGCTCGCAGACAAGGATGTGGCGATTTACGCCGTGCTTGGCGTCGTCGTCTGGAAGTATTTCGGCTTTCACATGATGCTGTTCATCGCCGGCCTGCAATCGGTCGATAAGAACGTGCTGGAGGCGGCCGAAATCGACGGCGCCACCGGCTGGCAGAAGTTCCGTTACGTCACCTTGCCGCTGCTCGGTTCCACCTTGCGTCTCTCCATCTTCTTCGCCGTCGTAGGCTCGCTGCAGCTCTTCGACATGATCATGCCGCTGACCGGCGGCGGCCCGTCCAACTCCACCCAGACGATGGTCACCTTCCTCTATACCTATGGCGTCATGCGCATGCAGGTGGGCCTGGGCAGCGCCGTCGGCGTGGTGCTCTTCATCATCTGCGTGACGCTCGCCTTCGGTTACAAAAGGATTTTCATGCGCCATGACTGA
- a CDS encoding carbohydrate ABC transporter permease — protein sequence MTDMSSSIRMSTSTRIYLYVSLSLIAAIVLVPLLTTALGGFKTLGDLRTNPFGLPTDWQWANYTDILFGERYWMQIGNSLVIAALTVLLTLIVSSMAAFAFAHVRFFGSSFLLNYFLLGLMFPAATAILPLFIRIRDLGLLNTYWGVVLPQVAFGLGMSILLFRNYFRNLPEELFQAAFVDGCGYLRFFWHISLPLSRPIVATVSIISFVGSWNSYILPLIMLNSESKYPWPLGIMVYRGEFGTEWQLVLAFITLTILPTIIVFFVAQRHIIAGLTAGAVKS from the coding sequence ATGACTGATATGAGCTCTTCCATCCGCATGAGCACGTCAACGCGTATCTATCTCTACGTGTCGCTGAGCCTGATCGCTGCGATCGTACTGGTGCCGCTGCTGACGACGGCGCTCGGCGGCTTCAAGACACTGGGTGACCTGCGCACCAATCCCTTCGGCCTGCCGACGGATTGGCAATGGGCGAACTATACCGACATCCTCTTTGGCGAGCGCTACTGGATGCAGATCGGCAATTCGCTTGTCATCGCAGCGCTGACCGTTCTGCTGACGCTGATCGTCTCGTCCATGGCGGCCTTCGCCTTTGCCCATGTCCGTTTCTTCGGCTCGTCCTTCCTGCTCAACTATTTCCTGCTCGGGCTGATGTTTCCGGCGGCGACCGCGATCCTGCCGCTCTTCATCCGCATTCGTGATCTCGGGCTGTTGAATACCTACTGGGGCGTGGTGTTGCCGCAGGTGGCCTTCGGCCTTGGCATGAGCATCCTTTTGTTTAGGAACTATTTCCGCAATCTCCCGGAGGAGTTGTTCCAGGCGGCCTTCGTTGACGGCTGCGGTTATCTCAGGTTCTTCTGGCACATCTCGCTGCCGCTATCGCGTCCGATCGTTGCCACCGTCAGCATCATCTCCTTCGTCGGCAGCTGGAACAGCTACATCCTTCCGCTCATCATGCTGAACTCGGAATCCAAATACCCTTGGCCGCTCGGCATCATGGTTTATCGCGGCGAATTCGGGACGGAATGGCAGCTGGTGCTCGCCTTCATCACGCTGACTATCCTTCCCACGATCATCGTCTTTTTCGTCGCCCAGAGGCACATCATCGCCGGCTTGACGGCCGGCGCCGTGAAGTCCTGA
- a CDS encoding ABC transporter ATP-binding protein has product MDVSKAYGAVDVIHDISLAIDDGEFVALVGPSGCGKSTLLRMIAGLEEITDGEIAIGGKVVNGMTPRERNIAMVFQSYALYPHMTVAENMGFNLKLAGVAKPQIEARVAEAARMLDLAKLLDRKPAQLSGGQRQRVAMGRAIVRNPAVFLFDEPLSNLDAKLRVQMRSEIKTLHQKVRTTSIYVTHDQIEAMTLADRIVVLNQGRVEQAGTPLELYKKPANLFVAAFIGSPAMNMLEGTVDGENGEPAARLDDGTAIRIAPDRKVRRGQAITIGLRPEHLIPGISAGTPLAGRTMLVEPTGAQTHVVFDLAGQQVTAIVDGEYPARYGSVFEASIASDQVHVFDRGTGVAL; this is encoded by the coding sequence ATGGATGTGAGCAAGGCCTACGGCGCGGTCGACGTCATCCACGACATCTCGCTTGCGATCGACGATGGCGAATTCGTCGCGCTGGTCGGCCCGTCCGGCTGCGGAAAATCGACGCTGCTGCGGATGATCGCCGGCCTTGAGGAGATCACTGACGGCGAGATTGCCATCGGCGGCAAAGTCGTCAACGGTATGACGCCGCGCGAGCGCAACATTGCCATGGTCTTCCAGTCCTACGCGCTCTATCCGCATATGACGGTGGCCGAAAACATGGGCTTCAATTTGAAGCTCGCCGGCGTCGCCAAACCTCAGATCGAAGCCCGTGTCGCCGAAGCCGCCCGCATGCTCGATCTCGCCAAGCTGCTAGACCGCAAGCCGGCCCAGCTTTCCGGCGGCCAGCGCCAGCGTGTCGCAATGGGCCGCGCCATCGTGCGCAACCCGGCCGTCTTCCTGTTCGACGAGCCCTTGTCCAACCTCGACGCCAAGCTGCGCGTGCAGATGCGCTCGGAAATCAAGACACTGCACCAGAAGGTCAGGACAACTTCGATCTATGTCACCCACGACCAGATCGAGGCGATGACCCTTGCCGACCGCATCGTCGTGCTCAACCAGGGCAGGGTGGAGCAGGCGGGGACACCGCTCGAACTCTATAAGAAACCCGCCAATCTCTTCGTCGCCGCCTTCATCGGCTCACCGGCGATGAACATGCTCGAAGGCACGGTGGATGGCGAAAACGGCGAACCGGCCGCCCGTCTCGACGACGGCACGGCGATCCGCATCGCGCCCGACCGGAAGGTCAGGCGCGGCCAGGCCATCACCATCGGCCTGCGCCCGGAGCATCTCATTCCCGGCATATCAGCCGGCACGCCGCTTGCCGGCCGCACGATGCTGGTGGAACCCACAGGCGCCCAGACCCATGTGGTCTTCGACCTTGCCGGACAACAGGTGACGGCGATCGTCGATGGCGAATATCCCGCCCGTTACGGCTCCGTCTTTGAAGCGAGCATCGCCAGCGACCAGGTGCATGTTTTCGACCGCGGAACTGGTGTGGCGCTATAA
- the kdgD gene encoding 5-dehydro-4-deoxyglucarate dehydratase — protein MMNPIELKKAVGSGLLSFPVTHFNDELKFDEAKYRRHVEWLAGYDAAALFAAGGTGEFFSLNPSEIPAVIRAAKASAGNTPIISGSGYGTSLAIEIAKAAERAGADGLLLLPPYLMFAEQAGLIAHVKAVCQAVGVGVIVYNRDNAILTADSIARLAEECPNLIGFKDGVGDVDKVIEITTRLGDRLVYVGGMPTHEVYAQAYFAAGVTTYSSAVFNFVPALAQRFYGALRSGDQPTVDEILKSFFFPFVALRNRKRGYAVSIIKAGLRVLGQNPGPVRPPLTDLTPEELALLEKIVQANGVERIAAE, from the coding sequence ATGATGAACCCGATTGAATTGAAAAAGGCCGTCGGCAGCGGTCTGCTGTCGTTTCCGGTGACGCATTTCAACGATGAACTGAAGTTCGACGAAGCGAAGTACCGCCGTCATGTCGAGTGGCTTGCCGGTTACGACGCCGCTGCGCTCTTTGCCGCCGGAGGCACCGGCGAATTCTTCTCCCTCAATCCGAGCGAAATTCCCGCCGTCATCCGGGCTGCCAAGGCCTCGGCCGGCAATACGCCGATCATCTCGGGATCCGGCTACGGCACATCGCTTGCCATCGAGATCGCGAAGGCGGCCGAACGGGCCGGCGCGGACGGATTGCTGCTGTTGCCGCCCTATCTGATGTTTGCCGAGCAGGCCGGCCTCATCGCCCATGTGAAGGCTGTCTGCCAAGCGGTTGGCGTCGGCGTCATCGTCTATAATCGCGACAACGCCATTCTGACGGCCGACAGCATCGCTCGGCTTGCCGAGGAATGCCCCAACCTGATCGGCTTCAAGGACGGCGTCGGCGATGTAGACAAGGTCATCGAGATCACCACGCGGCTCGGCGACCGTCTCGTCTATGTCGGCGGGATGCCGACCCATGAGGTCTATGCCCAGGCCTATTTCGCCGCCGGCGTTACCACCTATTCCTCTGCGGTCTTCAACTTCGTCCCCGCACTGGCCCAGCGCTTCTATGGCGCCCTGCGCAGCGGCGATCAGCCGACCGTCGACGAAATACTGAAAAGCTTCTTCTTCCCCTTCGTCGCCCTGCGCAATCGCAAACGGGGCTATGCCGTCTCCATCATCAAGGCCGGGCTTCGTGTCCTAGGCCAGAACCCCGGCCCCGTTCGTCCGCCTCTGACGGATCTCACGCCGGAAGAGCTGGCACTGCTGGAGAAGATCGTCCAGGCCAACGGCGTCGAACGGATTGCGGCCGAATAA
- a CDS encoding mannonate dehydratase, protein MYLGTQVAARDDDDYRIFAQLGVKHISADPPGKPSSWTLADIERHRDKVESFGLILDMIQLPLPSQPIEKASYPDILLAGPDRDRQIDAVCQMIENVAAAGIPAVKYNLNLIGIPRTPDEPGRGGSMNASFRWDKTDQQAAPGLAGVLSEDENWERIDYFLERVVPVAASNRVRLACHPHDPYTPPGYRGVTRVLGTVEGLKKFVQMRENPYHGLNFCQGSIGEMLENPREEIDDIIRWFGERNKIFNVHFRNIRGGKLSFMETFPDEGDMDMARSARIYKEVGYKYMLMPDHVPTVSGRDPSATAFAFCYGYIAALLQVLESA, encoded by the coding sequence ATGTATCTTGGAACACAGGTGGCAGCGCGCGACGATGACGACTATCGGATCTTCGCCCAATTGGGCGTGAAGCATATCAGCGCCGATCCGCCGGGAAAGCCGAGCAGTTGGACGCTTGCCGACATCGAACGCCATCGAGACAAGGTCGAAAGCTTCGGCCTGATCCTCGACATGATTCAGCTGCCCCTGCCCTCGCAGCCGATCGAGAAAGCCTCCTATCCGGACATCCTTCTTGCCGGGCCTGACCGCGACCGGCAGATCGATGCGGTCTGCCAGATGATCGAGAATGTCGCGGCGGCCGGCATTCCGGCGGTAAAATACAATCTGAACCTGATCGGCATTCCGCGCACGCCCGACGAACCGGGACGCGGCGGTTCGATGAATGCGAGCTTCCGATGGGACAAGACCGACCAGCAGGCCGCGCCCGGCCTTGCCGGCGTGCTCTCCGAGGACGAAAATTGGGAGCGGATCGATTACTTCCTCGAACGCGTCGTTCCGGTCGCCGCAAGCAATCGCGTCAGGCTCGCCTGCCATCCCCACGATCCCTATACGCCGCCCGGCTATCGCGGCGTCACGCGCGTGCTGGGGACGGTGGAAGGGCTGAAGAAATTCGTGCAGATGCGCGAAAACCCTTATCACGGCCTCAATTTCTGCCAGGGCTCGATCGGCGAGATGCTCGAAAATCCCCGCGAAGAGATCGACGACATCATTCGCTGGTTCGGAGAGCGCAACAAGATCTTCAATGTCCACTTCCGCAACATTCGCGGCGGCAAGCTGTCCTTCATGGAGACTTTCCCCGATGAGGGCGACATGGACATGGCCCGCTCGGCCAGGATCTACAAGGAAGTCGGCTACAAGTACATGTTGATGCCCGACCATGTGCCGACCGTCAGCGGCAGGGACCCGTCCGCCACCGCATTTGCCTTTTGTTACGGCTATATCGCGGCACTTCTGCAAGTGCTCGAGAGCGCCTGA
- a CDS encoding FadR/GntR family transcriptional regulator — translation MTTLGRGRQRLAQQVIDQLRAQIETGKLRVGDQLPTEPQLESTFGVSRTVVREAIADLRAAGFVRPIQGKGVFVADPKIHSVMSLTPVEIKSIPETLELLEFRMAAEGEAAAIAAYRRTAEQEAAIREANRRMAQLIESGQQTVEADYAFHMAIAAATNNRFYVDVLRHFGPRAIPRGQFPTLPEANDREYLQKVHAEHVEILSAIADQDPDRARQAMRAHLMASQRRYRMLAEQQ, via the coding sequence ATGACGACACTCGGCCGTGGTCGGCAAAGACTGGCGCAGCAGGTCATCGATCAGTTGCGAGCGCAAATCGAGACAGGGAAATTGCGTGTCGGCGACCAGTTGCCGACCGAGCCGCAGCTGGAATCGACTTTCGGCGTCAGCCGCACCGTCGTGCGCGAGGCGATTGCCGATTTAAGGGCCGCAGGTTTCGTCAGGCCGATCCAGGGCAAAGGTGTCTTCGTCGCCGATCCGAAGATCCATTCGGTCATGTCGCTGACGCCGGTGGAGATCAAAAGCATCCCGGAAACCTTGGAATTGCTGGAGTTTCGCATGGCCGCCGAGGGTGAAGCGGCGGCGATTGCCGCCTATCGCCGCACGGCCGAGCAGGAAGCAGCAATCCGAGAGGCCAACCGCCGAATGGCGCAACTGATCGAGTCGGGACAGCAGACGGTCGAGGCCGACTATGCCTTCCACATGGCGATCGCGGCCGCCACCAACAACCGTTTCTATGTTGACGTGTTGCGCCATTTCGGCCCACGCGCCATTCCCCGCGGGCAGTTTCCGACGCTGCCGGAGGCCAATGACCGCGAGTATCTTCAAAAGGTCCATGCCGAACATGTGGAAATCCTCTCGGCGATCGCCGATCAGGATCCCGACCGCGCCCGCCAGGCGATGCGTGCCCATTTGATGGCCAGCCAGCGACGCTATCGGATGCTGGCCGAACAGCAATAG
- a CDS encoding ABC transporter substrate-binding protein, which produces MKHFSKGLFVGAFVGALTIAAPLSYAATPKDQLVIGTSLAQVLSLDPHQATEGKAVEIMSNLYDRLVNSTPDGKIVPQLAESWKVDDKGITFTLRQAKFASGNPVTAKDVVYSIGRLLKLDQAAAANLKRVGYDKNNVDKLVTAVDDKTVRIDFSGQVTAEMLLYRLAASTTSIVDSVEVQKHVSDNDWGNAWMRTHSAGSGPFTLNRWSPNELVILDANKDYVTGAPKMKRVIVRHVPESQVERLMLERGDIDVASAMTAADLATFKDKQGFTIQRIPTGGFYVLSMNAGNQYLSNPKVREAIAYGIDYKGIEKTIMGPYGRARNVPVPENFEAAIPNPDWHLDVEKSKQLLAEAGFKDGFSLTLKTIAQTPRIDLATAIQASLAQVGIKIDIQQGNGSEIIAAHRARDFDLLIPQTSAYMPNVLGSMEQFSSNPDNSKEANNAGNFVWRSAWDIPELTALTAKASMEPDAKKRGELYVEMQKLFVEQKPAVLPMFERFEPIVLSSKVQGYVGHPTQLTRLESVTKSEAQ; this is translated from the coding sequence ATGAAGCATTTTTCTAAGGGCCTGTTCGTCGGAGCCTTCGTCGGCGCTCTGACGATCGCCGCGCCGCTTTCTTATGCCGCTACGCCGAAGGACCAGCTGGTGATCGGGACATCGCTGGCACAGGTCCTGTCGCTTGATCCGCATCAGGCGACCGAGGGCAAGGCCGTCGAGATCATGTCGAACCTTTACGACCGGCTGGTCAACAGCACGCCGGATGGCAAGATCGTGCCGCAGCTGGCCGAAAGCTGGAAGGTTGACGACAAGGGCATCACCTTCACGCTGCGCCAGGCCAAGTTCGCCTCCGGCAATCCGGTGACGGCGAAAGATGTCGTTTATTCAATTGGGCGGCTTCTGAAGCTCGACCAGGCTGCTGCGGCGAACCTCAAGCGCGTCGGCTATGACAAGAACAATGTCGACAAGCTCGTTACGGCAGTCGACGATAAGACCGTGCGCATCGACTTTTCCGGCCAGGTGACGGCCGAGATGCTGCTCTACCGGCTCGCGGCATCGACCACCAGTATTGTCGACAGCGTAGAAGTGCAGAAGCATGTCTCCGACAACGACTGGGGAAATGCATGGATGCGCACGCACTCGGCCGGCTCCGGTCCGTTCACCCTGAACCGCTGGTCTCCGAACGAACTTGTCATTCTCGACGCCAACAAGGATTATGTCACCGGCGCTCCGAAGATGAAGCGCGTCATCGTCCGGCATGTTCCGGAAAGCCAGGTCGAGAGGCTGATGCTCGAGCGCGGCGACATCGATGTCGCCAGCGCCATGACCGCAGCCGATCTCGCGACCTTCAAGGACAAGCAGGGCTTTACGATCCAGCGCATTCCGACAGGAGGCTTCTACGTGCTGTCGATGAATGCCGGCAACCAGTACCTGTCCAATCCGAAGGTTCGCGAGGCCATTGCCTATGGCATCGACTATAAGGGCATCGAGAAGACGATCATGGGTCCATACGGGCGGGCGAGAAACGTTCCGGTTCCGGAGAATTTCGAAGCTGCGATCCCGAACCCCGACTGGCATCTCGATGTCGAAAAGTCCAAGCAGCTGTTGGCCGAAGCAGGGTTTAAGGACGGCTTCTCGCTGACGCTGAAGACGATCGCGCAGACGCCGCGCATCGACCTTGCCACGGCGATCCAGGCGTCGCTCGCCCAGGTCGGCATCAAGATCGACATCCAGCAGGGCAACGGCTCGGAAATCATCGCCGCCCATCGCGCCAGGGATTTCGATCTGCTGATCCCGCAGACCAGCGCCTATATGCCGAACGTGCTCGGCTCGATGGAGCAGTTCTCGTCCAATCCCGACAACTCGAAAGAAGCCAACAATGCCGGCAACTTCGTCTGGCGCTCGGCCTGGGACATCCCGGAGCTGACGGCTCTGACGGCCAAGGCATCCATGGAGCCGGACGCCAAGAAGCGCGGCGAGCTCTATGTCGAGATGCAGAAGTTGTTCGTGGAACAGAAGCCGGCGGTGCTGCCGATGTTCGAGCGTTTCGAGCCGATTGTGCTGTCGAGCAAGGTGCAAGGATATGTGGGGCATCCGACCCAGCTGACGCGTCTCGAGAGCGTCACGAAGTCTGAAGCCCAGTAA
- a CDS encoding ABC transporter permease, with product MKELSVAEFGRRLAHLLVSLFILLCVTFVIGRVLPTDPVGAIVGELADPAAYAAMRMRLGLDLPIYQQFFLYLNGLAHGDFGTAVLTGNPVSSDLAQAFPATFELATLAVIISTFVGVPLGLVAALFRDSLIDKIARVVALVGHSIPVFWFGIVGLVIFYAGLNWVGGPGRVDVFYEGLVTPQTGLLLVDSLLQGETEIFWNALGHIILPAIILAYAAMAYIARMTRSFTLEQLSQDYVIAARAKGVSPAGTILRHVLPNIAVQLITILAISYGGLLEGAVVTEIVFSWPGIGQYMTNALMIGDMNAIVAATIIVGFIFMFLNFLADVAYALLDPRMREAVR from the coding sequence ATGAAGGAACTCTCTGTAGCCGAATTTGGCCGACGCCTGGCGCATCTGCTCGTCAGCCTTTTCATCCTCTTATGTGTGACCTTCGTGATCGGCCGCGTCCTGCCCACGGATCCCGTCGGCGCAATCGTCGGCGAACTCGCCGATCCCGCCGCCTATGCGGCGATGCGGATGCGTCTTGGGCTTGATCTGCCGATCTATCAGCAGTTCTTCCTTTATCTGAACGGGCTGGCGCATGGTGATTTCGGCACGGCTGTGCTCACCGGCAATCCCGTTTCTTCGGATCTCGCTCAGGCCTTTCCCGCGACATTCGAACTTGCGACGCTGGCGGTGATCATTTCCACCTTCGTCGGCGTTCCGCTCGGGCTGGTCGCAGCACTGTTTCGCGACAGCCTGATCGACAAGATCGCACGTGTTGTCGCGCTCGTCGGCCATTCGATCCCGGTCTTCTGGTTCGGCATCGTCGGGCTTGTCATCTTCTATGCCGGCCTGAACTGGGTCGGCGGACCGGGCAGGGTCGATGTCTTCTACGAGGGACTCGTCACCCCGCAGACAGGCCTGCTGCTGGTCGACAGCCTCCTGCAGGGCGAGACGGAAATCTTCTGGAATGCGCTCGGCCATATCATTCTTCCCGCCATCATCCTCGCCTATGCGGCGATGGCCTACATCGCCCGCATGACCCGCAGCTTCACGCTCGAGCAGCTGAGCCAGGATTATGTCATCGCGGCGCGTGCCAAGGGTGTCAGCCCGGCCGGCACGATCCTGCGCCATGTCCTGCCGAATATCGCGGTGCAGCTCATCACCATTCTCGCAATTTCCTATGGCGGGCTGCTCGAAGGCGCTGTCGTCACCGAGATCGTTTTCTCCTGGCCGGGCATCGGCCAATATATGACGAACGCGCTGATGATCGGCGATATGAACGCCATCGTCGCTGCCACCATCATCGTGGGATTCATCTTCATGTTCCTGAATTTCCTGGCCGACGTCGCTTACGCCTTGCTCGATCCGCGCATGCGGGAGGCGGTCCGATGA
- a CDS encoding ABC transporter permease — protein sequence MSDAVHSEIRIRPPSMPSRVAASFGRAGRKLADEPLGLAGFVILGLLCVVAIFAPLLAPYDPTIQSLGDALQPPSLAHLAGTDEFGRDILSRLIFGTRITIQTVLSVSLIVGPIGLLIGVVAGFFGGNTDAFLMRATDIVLSFPSLILALAFAAALGAGLGTAIIAISLTAWPPIARLARAEALVVRNADYVVAARLYGASPIRILLLYIAPMCIPSVIVRLTLNMAGIILTAASLGFLGLGAQPPAPEWGAMISNGRKFMLDYWWVAVMPGIAILLSSLAFNIAGDALRDILDPRHARS from the coding sequence ATGAGTGACGCCGTCCACAGCGAGATCCGGATCCGTCCGCCAAGCATGCCGAGCCGCGTTGCCGCTTCGTTCGGGCGCGCCGGCCGAAAACTGGCCGACGAGCCGCTTGGCCTTGCCGGCTTCGTTATTCTCGGTCTCCTTTGCGTGGTCGCCATTTTCGCGCCGCTCCTGGCCCCTTACGATCCGACTATCCAGTCGCTCGGCGATGCCCTGCAGCCGCCGAGCCTTGCCCATCTCGCCGGCACGGACGAGTTCGGCCGGGATATTTTGAGCCGCCTGATCTTCGGCACGCGCATCACCATCCAGACGGTGCTGTCGGTATCATTGATCGTCGGTCCGATCGGATTGCTGATCGGCGTCGTCGCCGGGTTCTTCGGCGGCAATACCGATGCTTTCCTGATGCGCGCCACCGATATCGTGCTGTCCTTCCCGTCGCTGATCCTGGCGCTTGCCTTTGCCGCCGCCCTCGGCGCCGGCCTCGGCACGGCGATCATCGCCATCTCGCTCACGGCATGGCCGCCGATCGCAAGGTTGGCACGCGCGGAAGCGCTTGTCGTCAGAAACGCCGATTACGTGGTCGCCGCCCGCCTTTACGGCGCTTCGCCGATCCGCATCCTGCTTCTTTACATCGCACCGATGTGCATTCCGTCGGTCATCGTCCGTCTGACCCTCAACATGGCGGGCATCATCCTGACGGCGGCCTCGCTCGGCTTCCTCGGCCTCGGCGCCCAGCCGCCGGCGCCGGAATGGGGCGCGATGATTTCCAACGGCCGCAAGTTCATGCTCGATTACTGGTGGGTCGCCGTCATGCCGGGTATTGCCATCCTGCTTAGCAGCCTTGCCTTCAACATCGCCGGAGATGCTCTGCGCGACATTCTGGATCCCCGCCATGCCAGATCGTGA
- a CDS encoding ABC transporter ATP-binding protein, whose translation MQDRDRQPVLSVKDLSVRFGQGAVPAVSNVSFDVGRERVGIVGESGSGKSTTGRAIMRLLPPAAVVSAERLDLAGSSLLAKTERQMGALRGKDIALIMQDPRYSLNPVLSIGKQIAEAARLHLSLRGKPAQDAARSMLERVRITDPDRVMALYPHQISGGMGQRVMIAMMLLARPKLVIADEPTSALDVSVRKDVLLLLDELVRENNSGLLLISHDIRMVAAFCERIIVMYAGRIVETLTSLEEARHPYTRGLISALPDPKNPVRRLAVLDRAKLDLEAAQ comes from the coding sequence ATGCAAGATCGGGATCGGCAGCCGGTCCTTTCCGTCAAGGACTTGAGCGTCCGTTTCGGGCAAGGCGCTGTGCCCGCCGTCTCCAATGTCAGTTTCGACGTCGGGCGGGAACGTGTCGGCATTGTCGGCGAATCCGGTTCCGGTAAATCGACGACCGGGCGCGCTATCATGCGCCTCCTGCCACCGGCCGCAGTGGTCTCGGCCGAGCGCCTGGACCTTGCCGGCAGTTCGCTGCTTGCAAAGACCGAACGTCAGATGGGCGCGCTGCGCGGCAAGGACATCGCGCTGATCATGCAGGATCCCCGCTATTCGTTGAATCCGGTGCTGTCGATCGGCAAGCAGATCGCCGAGGCCGCCCGCCTTCACCTCAGCCTGCGCGGCAAGCCGGCGCAGGATGCGGCCCGCTCCATGCTGGAGCGCGTGCGCATCACCGATCCTGATCGGGTGATGGCGCTTTATCCCCATCAGATATCGGGGGGCATGGGCCAGCGCGTGATGATCGCCATGATGCTGCTGGCGCGGCCGAAGCTCGTCATCGCTGACGAACCGACCTCGGCTCTCGATGTCAGTGTGCGAAAGGACGTGCTGCTGCTGCTTGATGAACTGGTGCGCGAGAACAATTCGGGTCTGCTGCTGATCAGCCACGACATTCGTATGGTGGCTGCATTCTGCGAACGCATCATCGTCATGTATGCCGGCCGCATCGTCGAAACGCTGACCAGCCTCGAAGAGGCCCGTCATCCCTATACACGCGGGCTGATCTCGGCGCTGCCCGACCCCAAGAATCCGGTTCGCAGGCTTGCGGTTCTCGACCGGGCGAAACTCGATCTGGAGGCGGCGCAATGA